Proteins encoded by one window of Massilia sp. NR 4-1:
- a CDS encoding ribonucleoside triphosphate reductase yields MATDVVQITSNIIKRDGRSEAFDAAKITAALRSAGQASGEFNADEAEILCQQVLLRAATLTPSRMSVEQVQDIVESVLYDAGHRKTLRAYVVYREQHSKLRQDRKSLVDVESSINEYLNQQDWRVNANANQGYSLGGLILNVSGKVIANYWLNHVYPPEVGQAHREADIHIHDLDMLAGYCAGWSLRTLLNEGLNGVPGKVEAGPAKHMSSAVGQIVNFLGTLQNEWAGAQAFSSFDTYMAPYIRKDNLDYTAVRQYMQELIYNLNVPSRWGTQTPFTNLTFDWVCPEDLREQIPVIAGQEMPFSYGDLQTEMDMINRAYIEVMMAGDAKGRAFTFPIPTYNITPDFDWTSPNAELLFEMTARYGLPYFQNFINSELKPNMIRSMCCRLQLDLRELLKRGNGLFGSAEQTGSLGVVTVNCARLGYLHKGDEAGLLAALDRLMELGKVSLEIKRKVIQRHMDNGLFPYTKRYLGTLRNHFSTLGVNGINEMIRNFSGDQDDITTAEGRALAIRLLDHVRARMLEYQDETGHMYNLEATPAEGTTYRFAREDRKRFPDILQAGTVDMPYYTNSSQLPVGFTDDPFEALEQQDELQRKYTGGTVLHLYMTEALSTSQACSSLVRRSLERFGLPYITVTPTFSICPKHGYLSGKHQYCPKCDAELLARKQREAA; encoded by the coding sequence ATGGCTACCGACGTGGTACAGATTACGAGCAATATCATCAAGCGCGACGGCCGCAGCGAAGCGTTCGACGCTGCCAAGATCACCGCCGCCCTGCGCAGTGCCGGCCAGGCCAGCGGCGAGTTCAATGCCGACGAAGCGGAAATCCTGTGCCAGCAAGTGCTGCTGCGCGCCGCGACCCTGACGCCTTCGCGCATGAGCGTGGAGCAGGTGCAGGACATCGTCGAAAGCGTCTTGTATGACGCCGGCCACCGCAAGACCCTGCGCGCTTACGTCGTCTACCGCGAGCAGCACAGCAAGCTGCGCCAGGACCGCAAATCCCTGGTGGACGTGGAATCCTCGATCAACGAATACCTCAACCAGCAAGACTGGCGCGTCAACGCCAACGCCAACCAGGGCTACTCCCTGGGCGGCCTGATTCTGAACGTATCGGGCAAGGTGATCGCCAACTACTGGCTGAATCACGTCTATCCGCCGGAAGTGGGCCAGGCCCACCGCGAAGCCGACATCCACATCCACGACCTCGATATGCTGGCCGGCTATTGCGCCGGCTGGTCGCTGCGCACCCTGCTCAACGAAGGCCTGAATGGCGTGCCAGGCAAGGTCGAAGCCGGCCCCGCCAAGCATATGTCGAGCGCCGTCGGCCAGATCGTCAACTTCCTCGGCACGCTGCAGAACGAATGGGCCGGCGCGCAAGCCTTCAGCTCTTTCGACACCTATATGGCGCCTTACATCCGCAAGGACAATCTGGACTACACCGCGGTGCGCCAGTATATGCAGGAGCTGATCTACAACCTGAACGTGCCGTCGCGCTGGGGCACCCAGACGCCGTTCACCAACCTGACCTTCGACTGGGTCTGCCCGGAAGACCTGCGCGAACAAATCCCCGTCATCGCCGGCCAGGAAATGCCGTTCAGCTATGGCGACCTGCAGACCGAGATGGACATGATCAACCGCGCCTACATCGAAGTGATGATGGCCGGCGACGCCAAGGGCCGCGCCTTCACCTTCCCCATCCCGACCTATAACATCACGCCGGACTTCGACTGGACCAGTCCGAACGCCGAACTGCTGTTCGAGATGACGGCGCGCTACGGCCTGCCCTACTTCCAGAACTTCATCAATTCGGAACTCAAGCCGAACATGATCCGCTCCATGTGCTGCCGCCTGCAGCTGGACCTGCGCGAGCTGCTGAAACGCGGCAACGGCCTGTTTGGCTCGGCCGAGCAGACCGGCTCCCTGGGCGTGGTCACGGTCAACTGCGCGCGCCTCGGCTATCTGCACAAGGGCGATGAAGCGGGCCTGCTGGCAGCGCTCGACCGCCTGATGGAACTGGGCAAAGTCAGCCTGGAAATCAAGCGCAAGGTGATCCAGCGCCATATGGACAATGGCCTCTTCCCCTATACCAAGCGCTATCTGGGCACGCTGCGCAACCACTTCTCGACGCTGGGTGTGAACGGCATCAACGAGATGATCCGCAACTTCAGCGGCGACCAGGACGACATCACCACGGCGGAAGGCCGCGCCCTGGCCATCCGCCTGCTCGACCACGTGCGCGCCCGCATGCTGGAATACCAGGACGAAACCGGCCATATGTACAACCTGGAAGCCACGCCGGCCGAAGGCACGACCTACCGCTTTGCCCGCGAAGACCGCAAGCGCTTCCCGGACATCCTGCAGGCCGGCACGGTGGATATGCCTTACTACACCAACTCCTCGCAGCTGCCGGTCGGCTTCACCGACGATCCGTTCGAGGCGCTGGAACAGCAGGACGAGCTGCAGCGCAAATACACCGGCGGCACCGTGCTGCACCTGTATATGACCGAGGCGCTGTCCACTTCCCAGGCTTGCAGCTCCCTGGTGCGCCGCTCGCTGGAACGCTTTGGCCTGCCCTATATCACGGTGACGCCGACCTTCTCGATCTGCCCGAAACACGGCTACTTGAGCGGCAAGCACCAGTATTGTCCGAAATGCGATGCAGAACTGCTCGCCCGCAAGCAGCGTGAAGCTGCCTAA
- a CDS encoding SCO family protein, with protein MHRRDFLHAASAALALGGGLGLPSLAGAFSLPGFANSLPGDSLYRLDAQLTDQDGKRFRLADMAGRHLLATMFYGDCNTACPIIIENLRQTIASLKAPSGKLGVLMVSLDSMRDAPPTLANLSRTHKLDPAIYRLAVAKDEITTRAVAAALNVKFRVLGGGDINHSNRISLLDPQGLVVAYSTALDVSPDPELLRATRKALKLT; from the coding sequence ATGCATAGACGCGATTTCCTGCACGCCGCCAGCGCCGCCCTGGCTTTGGGCGGCGGTCTTGGCCTGCCCTCGCTGGCCGGCGCTTTTTCCCTGCCCGGTTTCGCCAACTCGCTGCCGGGCGATTCCCTGTACCGGCTGGACGCCCAGCTAACCGACCAGGATGGCAAGCGTTTCCGCTTGGCCGATATGGCGGGCCGCCATCTGCTGGCCACCATGTTCTACGGCGACTGCAATACGGCCTGCCCCATCATCATCGAAAATCTGCGCCAGACGATTGCAAGCTTGAAGGCGCCGTCCGGCAAACTGGGCGTGCTGATGGTCAGCCTCGATTCCATGCGCGACGCGCCGCCCACGCTGGCGAACCTGAGCCGCACGCACAAGCTGGACCCGGCCATCTACCGCCTGGCCGTGGCCAAGGACGAGATCACGACGCGCGCTGTGGCGGCAGCTTTGAACGTGAAGTTCCGCGTGCTGGGCGGCGGCGATATCAACCATAGCAACCGCATCTCCCTGCTCGATCCGCAAGGCCTGGTGGTCGCTTACAGCACCGCGCTGGACGTCTCGCCCGACCCGGAACTGCTGCGCGCGACGCGCAAGGCGCTGAAATTGACTTGA
- a CDS encoding formylglycine-generating enzyme family protein — translation MATPRGSLLRGLGSAAVLLVQLLAPAGAVAAAADDGALSATPAASYRKVPGGSLRSVLPADGVDAPATVAPFLLRTTPVSVEEFRNFLASHPEWQRGQIPGLFAAPGYLAAWQGDMDSNPLQANSPVTQVSWYAARAFCEAEGGRLPRWYEWEFAAAASATRADAREDDEWLLKILSWYERPGNVRPGAIGMDEANLYGIHNLHGLIWEWVDDFSGLFVNADSRAKGEQKTMEFCGGAAVSLADRRNYAILMRLALLAAMESKQHGANMGFRCARDVESQPQTADAQ, via the coding sequence ATGGCCACCCCGCGCGGTTCCCTTCTGCGCGGGCTGGGCAGCGCCGCCGTGCTGCTGGTGCAGTTGCTTGCACCAGCCGGCGCGGTGGCCGCGGCGGCGGACGATGGCGCCCTGAGCGCCACGCCCGCCGCCAGCTACCGCAAAGTGCCCGGCGGTTCGCTGCGCAGCGTGCTGCCGGCCGATGGCGTGGATGCCCCGGCTACCGTCGCCCCCTTCCTGCTGCGGACCACTCCCGTCAGCGTGGAAGAATTCCGTAATTTCCTGGCCAGCCATCCCGAATGGCAGCGCGGCCAGATCCCCGGTCTGTTCGCCGCTCCCGGCTATCTCGCCGCATGGCAGGGCGATATGGACAGCAATCCCCTGCAAGCTAATTCCCCCGTCACCCAGGTCAGCTGGTATGCCGCGCGCGCTTTCTGCGAGGCCGAAGGTGGCCGCCTGCCGCGCTGGTATGAGTGGGAATTCGCCGCCGCCGCCAGCGCCACCCGCGCCGATGCGCGCGAGGACGATGAATGGCTGCTGAAGATTTTGAGCTGGTACGAAAGGCCGGGCAATGTACGCCCCGGCGCAATCGGCATGGACGAAGCCAATCTGTACGGCATCCACAATCTGCATGGCCTGATCTGGGAATGGGTGGACGATTTCAGCGGCCTGTTCGTCAATGCCGACAGCCGCGCCAAGGGCGAGCAGAAGACCATGGAGTTCTGCGGCGGCGCCGCCGTCTCCCTTGCCGATCGCCGCAATTACGCCATCCTGATGCGCCTGGCCCTGCTGGCCGCGATGGAGAGCAAGCAGCACGGCGCGAATATGGGCTTCCGCTGCGCGCGCGACGTCGAGTCCCAGCCCCAGACCGCCGACGCACAGTAA
- the nirK gene encoding copper-containing nitrite reductase — translation MKKKYGIAPAMFACLAGAFAMAPIAVQAAPELPIVQHELVAPPKVPPRITRKTPARVVVHMTVEEFEKEIAPGTKYTFWTFGGTVPGKMIRVREGDTVELHLKNLAENKLPHNIDLHAVTGPGGGAERTLIAPGNEAIFTFKALNPGLYVYHCATAPVAMHIANGMYGMILVEPKEGMAPVDKEYYVMQGDFYTAGNYRAPGLQAFDMQKSIDEKPTYVLFNGADGALTGENSLTANTDEKIRMFFGVGGPNITSSFHIIGAIFDKVYLEGGKNFQENVQTTMVPAGGATIAEFKTKVPGNLTLVDHSLSRAFHKGAIGLLKVTGPDRPEVFGPSVKRPLTESTVNKTEPAAKPAPQAAKPAAAAPASAAAKPQQHARGKAVYEANCAACHQADGKGVDGVFPPLANSDFVQQRPDELAAIISQGRSGELVVNGKRYNGVMPPQDLNDEDVASVINYISVGMNRGKEVATADQVRSQRKAKVQ, via the coding sequence ATGAAGAAGAAATACGGTATCGCTCCTGCAATGTTCGCATGCCTGGCTGGCGCCTTCGCGATGGCGCCCATCGCTGTCCAGGCAGCACCTGAGCTGCCAATCGTTCAACATGAACTGGTAGCGCCGCCTAAAGTCCCGCCACGCATCACCCGCAAAACGCCAGCCCGCGTCGTGGTGCACATGACCGTGGAAGAGTTTGAAAAAGAAATCGCTCCCGGCACCAAGTACACCTTCTGGACCTTCGGCGGCACCGTTCCGGGCAAAATGATCCGCGTGCGCGAAGGCGACACGGTGGAACTGCACCTGAAGAACCTGGCCGAAAACAAGCTGCCGCACAATATCGACCTGCACGCCGTGACCGGCCCAGGCGGCGGCGCCGAGCGCACCCTGATCGCTCCCGGCAATGAAGCCATCTTCACCTTCAAAGCCCTGAACCCAGGCCTGTACGTCTACCACTGCGCTACCGCGCCAGTGGCCATGCACATCGCCAACGGCATGTACGGCATGATCCTGGTCGAGCCGAAAGAAGGCATGGCGCCGGTCGACAAAGAGTACTACGTGATGCAGGGCGACTTCTACACCGCCGGCAATTACCGCGCGCCCGGCCTGCAAGCCTTCGACATGCAGAAGTCGATCGACGAGAAGCCAACCTATGTGCTGTTCAACGGCGCCGACGGCGCGCTGACCGGCGAGAACTCGCTGACCGCCAATACCGACGAGAAGATCCGCATGTTCTTCGGCGTGGGCGGCCCGAACATCACGTCGAGCTTCCACATCATCGGCGCCATCTTCGACAAGGTATATCTGGAAGGCGGCAAGAACTTCCAGGAAAACGTGCAGACCACCATGGTGCCTGCCGGCGGCGCAACCATCGCCGAGTTCAAAACCAAGGTGCCTGGCAACCTGACTCTGGTCGACCACTCGCTGAGCCGCGCCTTCCACAAAGGCGCCATCGGCCTGCTGAAAGTGACCGGCCCCGATCGTCCTGAAGTCTTCGGTCCAAGCGTGAAACGCCCACTGACCGAGAGCACCGTGAACAAGACCGAGCCGGCAGCCAAACCAGCCCCGCAAGCGGCCAAGCCTGCGGCAGCGGCTCCCGCATCGGCCGCCGCCAAACCGCAGCAGCACGCGCGTGGCAAGGCTGTGTACGAAGCTAACTGCGCCGCCTGCCACCAGGCCGACGGCAAGGGCGTGGATGGCGTCTTCCCGCCGCTGGCGAATTCGGACTTCGTGCAACAGCGTCCGGACGAACTGGCCGCCATCATCAGCCAGGGCCGCAGCGGCGAGCTGGTAGTCAACGGCAAGCGCTATAACGGCGTGATGCCGCCGCAAGACCTGAACGATGAAGACGTGGCTTCGGTCATCAACTACATCAGCGTTGGCATGAACCGCGGCAAAGAAGTGGCAACCGCCGACCAGGTGCGCAGCCAACGCAAAGCCAAGGTGCAATAA
- a CDS encoding SirB2 family protein codes for MDYYTLKHIHMGCAALSGSLFLLRGCWMLADSPKLQQRWVKVAPHIIDSLLLLSALTMVFMSAQYPFVQGWLTAKVLALLVYIGLGTVAIKRGKTKSARVAALFAALVTFAYIAAVAVKKTPFPFL; via the coding sequence ATGGACTACTACACCCTCAAACACATCCACATGGGCTGCGCTGCCTTAAGCGGCAGCCTTTTTCTTTTGCGCGGCTGCTGGATGCTGGCCGACTCGCCCAAGCTCCAGCAACGCTGGGTCAAGGTGGCGCCGCATATCATCGACAGCCTGCTTTTACTCAGCGCCCTGACCATGGTTTTCATGAGCGCCCAGTACCCTTTCGTGCAAGGATGGCTAACCGCAAAAGTACTAGCTCTGTTGGTCTATATCGGCCTCGGAACGGTGGCCATAAAACGCGGCAAAACCAAGTCCGCCCGAGTGGCGGCGCTGTTTGCGGCCCTAGTCACTTTTGCCTATATCGCCGCAGTTGCCGTCAAGAAGACGCCATTTCCCTTCCTTTGA
- a CDS encoding DUF2249 domain-containing protein — protein sequence MHDCSQPTAAGIYAFDARGIAKRFRHAAIFGALDALNPGEVMRFCNDHDPIPLLHQIDQHFGEHVRISYVSRNPGEIIIDFLIAS from the coding sequence ATGCACGATTGTTCCCAGCCCACCGCCGCCGGCATTTACGCGTTCGACGCGCGCGGCATCGCCAAGCGCTTCCGCCACGCTGCGATCTTCGGCGCGCTCGACGCGCTCAATCCGGGCGAGGTAATGCGCTTCTGTAACGACCACGATCCGATCCCGCTGCTGCACCAGATCGACCAGCATTTCGGCGAGCATGTGCGCATCTCCTACGTCTCGCGCAATCCGGGCGAAATCATCATCGACTTCCTGATCGCTTCCTGA
- a CDS encoding nitric-oxide reductase large subunit: MHATRKLWTWLAVICALSFAVLVWVGKEIYLAAPPIPKQVISLKGDVLFSEGQVQRGQEAWLAAGGQQLGSVWGHGSYVAPDWSADWLHREAVALRDIWARKQHGAPYEQLSVEQKAGLDARLKTEMRQNGYDAATGAISLSEERAQAVQEVARHYMGLFGNDEDLNLLRIQYAMNANSLTDPDDLKALPAFIFWSSWSAAANRPDGSGISYTSNWPHEPLVDNRPTAGTGIWSIASVILMIAAIAGMIFVHAKAGEEADPEAPKADPFFNLKATPSMLATKKYFFVVIALILAQVGMGVVTAHYAVEGQSFFGFPLAEILPFTVSRTIHTQFAVLWIATAWLATGLYIAPAISGHEPKFQKLGVNLLFYALLFIVAGSTITGWLGTLGHKGNEFAFWIGNQGLEFTSMGRVWQILLFVGLLFWATLLGRALWPALTKPSEGRGLIVMVFLAAVCIGGFYATSLTWGRHTHYAIIEYWRWWLVHLWVEGFFEVFATAVIALLFTRLGLIRAATANSAIVLETIVFLTGGILGTLHHLYFTGTPTYVIALGGMFSALEVVPLSMLGIEAWNNYRRSKSAPWVQSYRWAILCFIAVGFWNLVGAGLLGFAINTPIALYYVQGLNLTAAHGHAALFGVYGMLGIGLMLFCLRGLTDRLAWSDRLLAPTFWLLNIGLAMMVFMSILPAGIYQAAASITEGMWFARSPEVIHSVVMETLVWLRVPGDIVFTCGTGFLTLFALRLLGKRKEAASGAAVGSKV, encoded by the coding sequence ATGCACGCTACGCGCAAACTCTGGACTTGGTTAGCAGTTATCTGCGCCCTGTCTTTCGCCGTCCTGGTCTGGGTCGGCAAGGAGATTTACCTTGCCGCTCCACCAATACCTAAGCAAGTCATCAGCCTGAAAGGGGACGTGCTGTTCTCCGAAGGCCAAGTGCAACGCGGCCAGGAAGCCTGGCTGGCGGCCGGCGGCCAGCAGCTCGGCTCCGTGTGGGGACACGGCAGCTATGTTGCTCCCGATTGGTCGGCCGACTGGCTGCACCGCGAAGCCGTCGCCCTGCGCGATATCTGGGCCCGCAAGCAGCACGGCGCTCCCTACGAGCAGTTGAGCGTAGAGCAGAAAGCCGGCCTGGATGCACGCCTGAAGACCGAGATGCGCCAGAACGGCTATGACGCCGCCACCGGCGCCATCTCGCTGTCCGAGGAGCGCGCCCAGGCTGTGCAGGAAGTGGCGCGCCACTACATGGGTCTGTTCGGCAACGACGAAGACCTCAACCTGCTGCGCATCCAGTACGCGATGAACGCCAATTCGCTGACCGATCCTGACGACCTGAAAGCCCTGCCGGCCTTCATCTTCTGGTCCTCGTGGTCGGCTGCCGCCAATCGCCCCGACGGCAGCGGCATCAGCTACACCAGCAACTGGCCGCACGAGCCGCTGGTGGACAACCGTCCTACCGCCGGCACCGGCATCTGGTCCATCGCCTCCGTGATCCTGATGATCGCCGCCATCGCCGGCATGATCTTCGTCCACGCCAAAGCCGGCGAGGAAGCCGATCCTGAAGCGCCCAAGGCCGATCCTTTCTTCAACCTGAAAGCCACGCCATCGATGCTGGCCACGAAAAAATACTTCTTCGTGGTGATCGCACTGATCCTGGCCCAGGTTGGCATGGGCGTCGTCACCGCCCACTATGCGGTGGAAGGCCAAAGCTTCTTCGGCTTCCCTCTGGCTGAAATCCTGCCCTTCACCGTCAGCCGCACCATCCACACCCAGTTCGCCGTGCTGTGGATCGCCACCGCATGGCTGGCTACCGGCCTGTATATCGCTCCCGCCATCTCCGGCCATGAGCCGAAGTTCCAGAAGCTGGGCGTGAACCTGCTGTTCTACGCGCTGCTGTTCATCGTGGCCGGCTCCACCATCACCGGCTGGCTCGGCACCCTGGGCCACAAAGGCAACGAGTTCGCCTTCTGGATCGGCAACCAAGGCCTGGAATTCACCAGCATGGGCCGCGTATGGCAGATCCTGCTCTTCGTCGGCCTGCTGTTCTGGGCTACCCTGCTGGGCCGCGCCCTGTGGCCAGCCCTGACCAAGCCTTCCGAAGGCCGCGGTCTGATCGTCATGGTCTTCCTGGCTGCAGTCTGCATCGGCGGCTTCTACGCCACCTCGCTGACCTGGGGCCGTCATACCCACTACGCGATCATCGAGTACTGGCGCTGGTGGCTGGTCCACCTGTGGGTTGAAGGCTTCTTCGAAGTGTTCGCCACCGCCGTCATCGCCCTGCTGTTCACCCGTCTGGGCCTGATCCGCGCCGCAACCGCCAACAGCGCCATCGTGCTGGAAACCATCGTGTTCCTGACCGGCGGCATCCTGGGCACCCTGCACCACCTGTACTTCACCGGCACGCCAACCTATGTGATCGCCCTGGGCGGCATGTTCTCGGCACTGGAAGTGGTCCCGCTGTCGATGCTCGGCATCGAGGCATGGAACAACTACCGCCGCTCCAAGTCGGCACCGTGGGTGCAGAGCTATCGCTGGGCCATCCTGTGCTTCATCGCAGTGGGCTTCTGGAATCTGGTCGGCGCCGGCCTGCTGGGCTTCGCCATCAACACCCCGATCGCCCTGTACTACGTGCAAGGCCTGAACCTGACGGCAGCCCACGGCCACGCCGCCCTGTTCGGCGTGTACGGCATGCTGGGTATCGGCCTGATGCTGTTCTGCCTGCGTGGCCTGACCGACCGCCTGGCCTGGTCCGACCGCCTGCTGGCACCGACCTTCTGGCTGCTCAACATCGGCCTGGCCATGATGGTGTTCATGTCCATCCTGCCAGCCGGTATTTACCAGGCCGCGGCCAGCATCACCGAAGGCATGTGGTTCGCCCGCTCGCCTGAAGTGATCCACTCGGTCGTGATGGAAACGCTGGTGTGGCTGCGCGTACCGGGCGACATCGTGTTCACCTGCGGCACCGGCTTCCTGACCCTGTTCGCGCTGCGCCTGCTCGGCAAGCGCAAGGAAGCCGCCAGCGGCGCCGCCGTCGGCAGCAAGGTCTAA
- a CDS encoding Rrf2 family transcriptional regulator, giving the protein MRLTAYTDYAMRTLIYLGIHRGRLVTIQDIAVLHGISKNHLTKVVHQLGRCGMVETVRGRNGGIRLRGEPNGINIGQVVRTTESDFEMAACFGSSANACANAPWCGLKGVLSAATGAYLSVLDRVTLADLIRAA; this is encoded by the coding sequence ATGAGACTGACCGCATATACCGATTACGCCATGCGTACCCTGATTTACCTGGGCATCCATCGCGGCCGCCTGGTGACGATCCAGGACATCGCCGTGCTGCACGGCATATCGAAAAACCATCTGACCAAGGTGGTGCACCAGCTGGGCCGCTGCGGCATGGTGGAAACGGTGCGGGGGCGCAATGGCGGCATCCGCCTGCGCGGCGAACCGAATGGCATCAATATCGGCCAGGTGGTGCGCACCACCGAGAGCGATTTCGAGATGGCCGCCTGTTTCGGCAGCAGCGCCAACGCCTGCGCCAACGCGCCCTGGTGTGGCCTGAAAGGCGTGCTGTCGGCGGCCACCGGAGCTTACCTGTCGGTGCTTGACAGAGTGACATTGGCCGATCTGATTAGGGCGGCCTAG
- a CDS encoding nitrate/nitrite transporter codes for MMFAVLGIPIKKQLNLNETQFGLLAAIPVLSGSLVRVPLGIWCDKHGGRIVFFLLMLATVVPIWMISIATEFWHFLVLGLFVGLAGGSFSVGTPYVARWFPPKRKGLAMGIFGAGNSGSALTKFVAPAIIGAYGWQMLPTVYAVAMALTALIFWQFSYTDPSHQVKGGDASLGAQLKMLKDPRVWRYCQYYSVVFGGYVALALWMTKYYVSEYGFNLQLAALLAACFSLPGGVLRALGGWISDRYGAYKVTWWVMWVCWVCFFLLSYPPTSMVIKTVNGDMNMYISVSPLVFTGLLFIVGTAMAIGKASVFKFIADDFSGNIGAVSGVVGLAGGLGGFVLPIMFGALVDLTGVRSSAFMLLYGTVCVSLVWMHYSFKPAASAPVALPAAA; via the coding sequence ATGATGTTCGCCGTCCTGGGCATCCCCATCAAGAAGCAGCTCAATCTGAACGAAACCCAATTCGGCCTGCTGGCCGCCATTCCCGTCCTGAGCGGCTCGCTGGTGCGCGTCCCGCTGGGCATCTGGTGCGACAAGCACGGCGGCCGCATCGTGTTCTTCCTGCTGATGCTGGCAACCGTGGTGCCGATCTGGATGATCAGCATCGCCACCGAGTTCTGGCACTTCCTCGTGCTTGGCTTGTTCGTCGGCCTGGCCGGCGGTTCCTTCTCGGTCGGCACGCCCTATGTGGCGCGCTGGTTCCCGCCCAAGCGCAAAGGCCTGGCCATGGGTATTTTCGGCGCCGGCAACTCCGGCTCGGCCCTGACCAAGTTCGTGGCGCCCGCCATCATCGGCGCCTACGGCTGGCAGATGCTGCCGACCGTGTACGCGGTGGCGATGGCGCTGACGGCCCTGATCTTCTGGCAGTTCAGCTATACCGATCCATCGCACCAGGTGAAAGGCGGCGACGCTTCGCTGGGCGCGCAGCTGAAAATGCTGAAAGACCCGCGCGTATGGCGCTACTGCCAGTACTACTCCGTGGTGTTCGGCGGCTATGTGGCGCTGGCGCTGTGGATGACCAAATACTACGTCAGCGAATACGGCTTCAATCTGCAACTGGCGGCCCTGCTGGCGGCCTGCTTCTCGCTGCCGGGCGGCGTGCTGCGCGCCCTGGGCGGCTGGATCTCGGACCGTTACGGCGCCTACAAAGTGACCTGGTGGGTGATGTGGGTGTGCTGGGTGTGCTTCTTCCTGCTGTCCTATCCGCCCACCAGCATGGTCATCAAAACCGTCAACGGCGACATGAACATGTATATCTCGGTATCGCCGCTGGTGTTCACCGGCCTGCTGTTCATCGTCGGCACCGCCATGGCCATCGGCAAGGCATCCGTCTTCAAATTCATTGCGGACGATTTCAGCGGCAATATCGGCGCTGTCTCGGGCGTGGTGGGCCTGGCCGGCGGTCTGGGTGGCTTCGTACTGCCGATCATGTTCGGCGCCCTGGTCGATCTGACCGGCGTGCGTTCCAGCGCCTTCATGCTGTTGTACGGCACCGTCTGCGTATCCCTGGTGTGGATGCACTACTCATTCAAACCGGCGGCATCTGCTCCTGTTGCCCTGCCGGCCGCTGCTTAA